CAGACCGACTATCCACCCTGGCAGACAAGCCGGTCAGCTGTGCGTCAATATCTTGCAGGTACTGATGCTATAGACAGCCCCGGCATCAGCAAAGTTCAAACAATTCAGCCACCTGTGAAACGGGATATGGATGCACCGAGCTAACCGATATGAGAACGCTACATCAGATACGCCAACCGAGGTTTACAGCAGTTCTCTGGCGATCAGGCGCAACAGGAAAGTCTCCCGCTCCACACTCATGCCCTTTTTATCGCTTTCGGTCATCGTCTTTTCATTGTGGCGTATCGCATCATTAATATTAATCCACACCGGCTTCATGCCATTTTTAACTTCATAATCTTCAAACCGCGTTTCGCCCAGTACTCGGTCAATTTTGCAGGTAAAACAATGGGAAATCATATGCATCACCTCGGCGTCATCACGATACCAGGGACGAAACTCCTCATAGATGCCATAGGGTTGAATATGATGAATATTCTTCGCACCCGTTTCTTCTTCCAGTTCTCTCACCAACCCCTGCAGAATATCCTCATGCGCATCGACCCCGCCGCCCGGCAGGGTGTAATCGTGATAGCGTGCGGTATACAGCATCAGAATATCTTCACCATCAACCACAATGGCCCGCGCCGCCTGACGCTGAATGATGCGATACTCGCTTAACGGTCCGAGTTCAGGATGGGTGGCAGTGTGTATATGTCTCATTTCGATTCCTCACCAGTTTTGCCGCCCACTTTATATCAAAACTCCCTGTTAACGCAGGGATTTTACCCACATGCGATGCCCTCTGTTTAAACCGTGCGCGGCGCATGCTCAATCCGGGCCTGATCTCCCTCAGGTGCTTACTCTATCCTCAGGTGCCGGCTCTATCAGGATGTAACAGGTAGCGGCCGCGATATGTCCGCCTCTGCCGTAGCGCAACATCAGCTCATTGATGTTGGCTCGTAAACGGCGATCAAAGATCGATTTTTCCGTACTGCATGTCTTTAGGTTCAACACGCTTGATGTCGTTAATCAGGTCGAGTTTTTGAGTAGTACGGCATACGCCAGGATCAAAGTACCGTATGAAATAACTCTAGACTGCATCAGCAGTTTGACAAATCTAAGCTGCTGTTTTCAATGTAGCAAAGCCACAAACTGCCAGTATGATCACGCCTTTTATTACGCCGTACAGCAGTGCATTTACAATGGTTCATTTGGTGTAGTTCGTAAATTTCAGTAAATGACAACAATTATCATTGCCGAATGACAAAATTAGCGTTAAGGTGAGTACACTTATCGGCTGCCAGACATCAGGTTACTATGCAAAACAAACAAAAATCCCGTCGCAATTTCGCGCTGACTGTTACTGAAACCCAACAAATTTCGCCAAACTTCCAGCGTATTACGCTGCAGGGAGATGAGATTGCCCATTTCGGTAAAGAGAGTGAAGGCGGATACATTAAGTTATTATTTACGCCTCAGGGCGGAACTGATATCGGTAGCCTGAGTGAAGAAGAGCGTCCATTGATGCGCACTTACACCATTCGTCAATTTGATCCGGCCAGCAACCAGATTGTGGTCGATTTTGTCCGTCACATTACCAGCGACCTGTCTTGTGGCTTCGCTGCCCGCTGGGCGGAAAGCGCACAAGTCGGCGATACCATTTCGATTGCAGGGCCGGGTAAAAGTCAGTCTCTGAACCAGGACGCCGATTGGGTATTTCTTGCCGCTGACATGACGGCTATCCCTGCACTGTCTGTGACTTTGTCACAGCTCAATTCTGATGCTCGCGGTTATGCCGTGGTTGAACTGGCTTCCATCGCTGATAAACCAGAACTGCAGGCACCGGCCGGTATCGAACTTATCTGGGCATGCAGCGACCAGGGAGAAACCCTTG
This Vibrio ostreae DNA region includes the following protein-coding sequences:
- a CDS encoding NUDIX hydrolase, yielding MRHIHTATHPELGPLSEYRIIQRQAARAIVVDGEDILMLYTARYHDYTLPGGGVDAHEDILQGLVRELEEETGAKNIHHIQPYGIYEEFRPWYRDDAEVMHMISHCFTCKIDRVLGETRFEDYEVKNGMKPVWININDAIRHNEKTMTESDKKGMSVERETFLLRLIARELL
- a CDS encoding siderophore-interacting protein, yielding MQNKQKSRRNFALTVTETQQISPNFQRITLQGDEIAHFGKESEGGYIKLLFTPQGGTDIGSLSEEERPLMRTYTIRQFDPASNQIVVDFVRHITSDLSCGFAARWAESAQVGDTISIAGPGKSQSLNQDADWVFLAADMTAIPALSVTLSQLNSDARGYAVVELASIADKPELQAPAGIELIWACSDQGETLADAVQAQAWLAGQCSVWCACEFESMRTLRQYFRNEKEIDREHIYISSYWKNGVSEDGHKVLKRADADADTTS